From Oncorhynchus keta strain PuntledgeMale-10-30-2019 unplaced genomic scaffold, Oket_V2 Un_contig_6687_pilon_pilon, whole genome shotgun sequence, a single genomic window includes:
- the LOC127926064 gene encoding ubiquitin thioesterase ZRANB1-like, with product MTEVGVKWACDYCTYENWPSAVKCTMCRAQCPSSPIITKETYNNSPSSLSTEPSCGWQDPPSPEGSCGSLLIYPDSSARPRVKPPSMAENSSKWSCQMCTYLNWPRAIRCTQCLCQRHQRTPCSPTEAPQTSGSNVGHRPAPPPMDPCTEEYNDRNRLNRLNTRGGGGGGSSSGQHWTCTACTYQNYPKTRKCIVCDHPQPQPNNREAIPIELAGQSEESPSSTSSIINEQDRDGARWRGSGGSCSRGLSGGQRQGLGQRMTSPPSSKKEAEVKMDFQRIELAAGAMGSGEEQHRHPENIDLKKTKQIKNRMRKTDWLFLNACAGE from the coding sequence ATGACCGAGGTGGGAGTGAAGTGGGCCTGCGACTACTGCACCTATGAGAACTGGCCGTCCGCTGTGAAGTGCACCATGTGTCGTGCACAGTGTCCCAGCAGCCCCATAATCACAAAGGAGACCTACAATAACAGCCCCAGCAGTCTTAGTACGGAGCCTAGTTGTGGCTGGCAGGACCCTCCAAGCCCAGAGGGAAGCTGTGGTAGCCTCCTCATCTACCCAGACTCCAGTGCCAGGCCCCGTGTCAAGCCCCCCAGCATGGCTGAGAATAGCTCCAAATGGTCCTGTCAGATGTGCACCTACTTGAACTGGCCCCGTGCCATCCGCTGTACCCAGTGTCTGTGTCAGCGCCACCAGAGGACCCCATGCAGCCCCACAGAGGCCCCCCAGACATCAGGCTCCAATGTGGGCCACCGCCCAGCCCCTCCCCCCATGGACCCTTGTACAGAGGAGTACAACGACCGGAACAGACTCAACAGACTCAACACccgaggtggtggtggtggcggtagTAGCAGTGGGCAGCACTGGACTTGCACGGCCTGTACTTACCAGAACTATCCCAAGACCCGGAAGTGCATTGTCTGCGACCACCCACAGCCTCAACCTAACAACCGGGAGGCTATTCCTATAGAGCTGGCTGGGCAGTCCGAGGAGTctccctcctccacatcctcaaTCATCAATGAACAGGACAGAGACGGGGCCAggtggagagggagtggggggagcTGCAGTAGAGGGCTGAgcgggggacagagacagggactggGACAGAGGATGACTTCTCCACCCAGCTCTAAGAAGGAGGCGGAGGTAAAGATGGACTTCCAGAGGATTGAGCTGGCGGCCGGGGCGATGGGCAGCGGAGAGGAGCAGCATCGTCATCCGGAGAACATTGATTTGAAGAAGACCAAACAGATCAAGAACAGGATGAGGAAAACTGACTGGCTGTTCCTTAATGCTTGTgcaggtgagtga